One region of Erythrolamprus reginae isolate rEryReg1 chromosome 8, rEryReg1.hap1, whole genome shotgun sequence genomic DNA includes:
- the LOC139170799 gene encoding TLR adapter interacting with SLC15A4 on the lysosome-like yields MLAESFLTIFAYKGDPFGSRQGQLLKPVGQENWQSQFENRDEKEQFFVESKQAPAEKMPEIRGGNIDPKSHQQIPGQDAPRNKTHKIPQSVPQRIPVQDQYCCGKQLDLYRSWSCQSLYQNYPDLHIGGDHVADHTGDSDPIVDQTSNESSGPVFLSTDLPLDNPFPLQKSRALKLGHGDDAGENSLALRKERLSNSLLNKHMEKEIQELYKQFWEEKLTHCNSITHCLMSNGLMSNLGEAHHHPLPHGHHQQTLLHSLARLGLHNSSGGNSSEISTPNLQISAPLSKRKCL; encoded by the coding sequence ATGCTGGCGGAAAGCTTCCTAACTATCTTTGCCTATAAAGGTGATCCTTTTGGCTCCCGTCAAGGCCAGTTGCTGAAACCCGTTGGACAAGAAAATTGGCAAAGCCAGTTTGAGAATAGGGATGAAAAGGAACAATTCTTTGTGGAATCCAAACAAGCACCAGCTGAGAAGATGCCGGAGATTCGTGGTGGTAACATAGATCCGAAAAGTCATCAGCAGATCCCTGGACAAGATGCCCCAAGGAACAAAACCCACAAAATACCCCAGTCCGTTCCTCAGCGAATACCAGTTCAAGACCAATACTGTTGTGGGAAACAGCTGGATTTGTACAGGTCTTGGTCGTGCCAAAGTCTTTATCAGAATTATCCCGATTTGCATATCGGAGGAGATCACGTCGCTGACCATACAGGTGATTCCGATCCCATCGTGGACCAGACGTCCAACGAATCGTCTGGTCCTGTGTTCCTCTCCACAGATCTTCCCTTAGATAATCCCTTCCCATTACAGAAATCTAGGGCGCTAAAGTTGGGGCATGGAGACGATGCTGGGGAGAACAGCCTGGCTCTCCGTAAGGAGCGCCTTTCTAACTCGTTGCTTAACAAACACATGGAAAAGGAAATCCAGGAACTCTATAAACAGTTTTGGGAAGAGAAGTTGACTCACTGCAATTCCATCACGCACTGCCTGATGTCGAACGGCCTGATGAGTAACCTTGGGGAGGCCCATCACCACCCACTGCCTCATGGACATCATCAACAAACACTCTTGCACTCTCTGGCTCGACTGGGCTTGCACAACAGCAGCGGTGGAAACAGCAGTGAAATCAGCACGCCGAATTTGCAAATCTCTGCCCCGCTTAGCAAGAGAAAATGTCTGTGA